The following coding sequences are from one Nilaparvata lugens isolate BPH chromosome 4, ASM1435652v1, whole genome shotgun sequence window:
- the LOC111058426 gene encoding basic proline-rich protein-like gives MRGGPSRPPPAQPQPPPPPPPQPQPPPPPPPQPQPPPPPPPVPRPTGAAKRKMSGENHESGEAKRQRNESPRRRSWPIPGPPCRTPLRGPAPPAAGPPPPPPPQPSLPPPAPPQPSK, from the exons ATGCGGGGTGG ACCTTCCAGACCACCGCCAGCACAACCTCAGCCGCCTCCACCCCCGCCCCCACAACCGCAGCCGCCTCCACCCCCGCCCCCACAACCGCAGCCGCCTCCACCCCCTCCACCTGTACCACGGCCCACAGGTG ctGCAAAGAGGAAGATGAGCGGCGAGAACCACGAGAGCGGTGAGGCAAAAAGGCAGCGGAATGA ATCGCCTCGCCGTCGTTCATGGCCAATTCCAGGTCCGCCGTGCCGAACACCTCTGCGAGGGCCAGCACCGCCAGCCGCAGGGCCGCCCCCACCGCCTCCACCGCAACCGTCTCTCCCGCCCCCAGCACCACCCCAGCCAAGTAAGTGA